CTGCTGCCTGCGGGCAAAGCGGGTCGCACAGTAGCATTATACGCCAGCCTATGGCAATCAAACACCCGAACGTCGTGAGCTACGCAATCTGTTCAGCAGCAAGGCAATGGTGGCCGTGCTACATGGTTATATACAACCCATCCTGACCAGCGGCAACGCACCCAGGAAACGTGTGACCAACGCTGCTTTAGGGGGGTGATGCTGGTGCACAGCCTCTAAAGACCACGGCCGGGAAGCGGGTAAGGCATACCCGCGTGCTGGTATAATGGACGCAGGGCGGCTTCCAATCCCTATCACGAGGGTGCAGTAGGAGCCATCCGCCGCGTCccggggggggagggttgggcgCGGAGCCATCCGCCGCGCgccggggggggggaaggggccggagccatcagccgcggggggggggggggggggggggggggaagccgaGGCACATAAGCCGCGGGCGCCCACCAAAGAGGCGCGGACGCCCATCGAAAGCAACACAGTGCAGCAGGAAGCAGCGCAGCAGGCATAACAAGTAGAGCGCAACAGCCGTGGGGGAGGGCAGCGCAAGCACATCGCGGCAATAACAAAataaacccacatacttacctcttgaCTGAGGTAGGGTGGCTCCCGGGCAGCAGCAGAGCTTCTCCCCATCATCGCCTGCCTTTGGTGGGGCAGTGGATGCCGGACCATAAATAAgggggggctctatggctggcggACTCAGTTTGGTGGCCGagtgtgcctccttttcttcagAGGGGGCCCGGCAGATAACAGATGTATGTAGTTACGTCTGTTCGCCGCCCTCGGTGGGTTAacggggagagtcctgcctccccgTTATGCCCTAGCCTTCCGGagaaaaaactgataaaaaaaatagtctcagcaggagagacagtcctgcctcctagacactaagctaaaaactgagctagcatgctgcttgcaggaggggtatagctagtgggaggagtttgtgcttagtgtcgcctcctagtggcagaagctatacccaaggtcagagctgtgtcccccaatgataacagaTGAGAAAGCAGGGCATTAACTTTGTTATATTGAACGCATCATATAATTGGTACATAttacatactagctgatatacccggcttcgcccgagttaatttggtcctggtgtttatctggtgttcacacggaaaatcttatgaagtcgtggttactttagagatactgaggaaaaacatatgttcaccattttgcattatTCTCTGCGTTactcaggaaacaccacggggaggcaaccatgcgacgtttccttcatataaaatgacatcaggaagtgagagaattagattacgtacataaaatttggacactaattcttttgcgcatagaattgaataatcgagttgggacctattaaaggggttgtcctgagccGAAAGCTAaaaatttttttgcccagtccctgTAAAGGAAAACCGCTTCCATgtgttatatataaaaaaaaaattctcttacctgaatccccgttcagcatctTTAAAAAGTCTTCTgttcaagatggcgccgctggtcttctcccacggtgtaccgcgggtcttctcccatggtgcactgtggatgttcttctgcagtctgcgttccactgccgattacagccaccccattggctgatcggcaccacgtgatggaggcggagctacccgatgatgcagagaagagggaggagccaggacgcagctcgtgagcccagaccatccagaagaggaatcgtgtgtgcgcaagcgcgactgttcctgcgaccagagaagTTTGgttgtcgccatggagacgggaacgccagcactgggagggggtaagtatataaattctgtatggccaatatttaatgcacgatgtatattacaaagtgcattaataagtttaaccccacttgctgtcgcgggacaacccctttaacttttcttattttggacataagctatgctcgtgccaaatttcatgtttctacaacatcaggaagttggagaatttttagcgagtcagtcagccagtgagggctttcgttatatatatatatatattatctaccAATGATAtctaccgtgtgtgtgtgtgtatatatatatatatatatatatatatatatatatatatatatacacacacacacacggtagaTATCATTGGTAGATAATGACAAATGAACCTGTTTCAGGATCCAGGCTTGTCTCAGAACTCCGTTTGCAAAATGGACAACGAGAACTGTAAGCTACAAACCTCTCTGAGGCATCAACAAATCGCTTATGTAGAAATATCAGGTTTAGGTTGGTTAGTAGATGGTGGGAGAAGAAGAAGCTCttcaggtagagagaggacacaaTCTTAGAGACAGCGGCCAATCACTaatgattatagatgagcgagtatactggctaaaggcaattgctcgagcgagcattgcctttagcgagtatctccgcCGCTCGAGACTGccggttcgggtgccggcagcgggcacggagctgcgggggagagcggggcggaacggaggggagatctctctctccctcctgctgacagccgctactcatctTATGCTGCGAACCGTGGTAGGGAAACAGCATGGGACTAGGGACAGGCAGGGTAAGGGTTAAGTGTAGCGAAcgcagcagggggtggggggaggagctaaggcaggaaaagcagagggagggggagcggaagaagaagaagaccagaagacgggagacacgtggagaggaaagAAGTCTGGAGCAGAAAAGAAGAACGAAAGCAGGAAAAGGAGCCATAGAGAGTGGAAAGAAGAACAAGAGCAGCCGAAGTGACAGCAGCACAGCAAGTCCAAGCGGTGTACAGAAGAGTCGGTTGAAGAGAGAAGCCCCAAGAAAGATGGAGGACTTACAGCGGCAGATACGGCAAGCGATCCAGCTCGATGGCGCGGAGTGGCTGCAGGACTTCATCGTCGGCTGCAGGTCAGAATCCGAATCCGGGAGGCCGGCGGAGGAGCCAACACGGAAGACAGGAGCAGCGGAAGAAGCGGCACAGGAGGGGGATGCCGGGTGAGGACGCCCGAAGCGCAGGAAGAATCCACCGGCGAGACTCAGCCCGAGTCCAGCAACAAAGCGAGGCGGCCAGAAGTCCAGTCGTGGCGCCGAGAAGAGGTCGGGAGCGGGGCGCACAGCCACAAATTTGGCGCCAAATTTAAACCGCGCGGCGGGAAGAGCGCCCGCGGAAGAGACTCGGGCATCACCAGCTGGCAGTCCGCCAGCAAAGAGGGGGCAAGCGGCAGCGTTGAGGGCACGCTCCGGTGCGAAGGACCAGCGCGCGACAGGGCGCACGGAAGCCGAACCTgccaggagagaagagccacgcAGAAGGTTGGAGGCGCGCGGAGGCGCGAGACAACGGCACAGGCTACAACAAGATGGCAGCGCAGGCGAAGAGCACGCACAGGTAGGCTCTGCAGGGCCAGGCAATAGAGCGCGAGCTAGGTGGGGGGAGGCAGGCCGTAGGGGCGCAGAGCAGACCCATaccagggggggggagagggggagggagagaaacaGCCCAGCCGTTAGTTTAGCGAGCAGCACAGATAGCAGGAGGGGAAGCAGGCAGAGCAGCGGGGACAGGGCTACTTCTACAAGGGGGAGCACGAGCCCGTTGTCGGGCAGCTCGTTTGAAAGGCCCCTTCCAAGTTACTACCCGGATCAAGCCCCCATAAGGGGTCAGGGCACTCGAGCCCAGCAACCACCACCACCTTCTCGTGCATACAGACACGATACCCGCGAGCACTACTTACGCGGTGCACGCAGTAGATCACCCGCTCAGCAGCAATTTTACGCGCCCCCAGCTCCGCGCAGGCTCTGCTACGTTAACCCACGCTTCGTGGGTCCCCCTTCCTCGGGGGGTGGCGAGTCTTCCTATAGTTACGCTAGTCGCGCCAGCAACAACAGACAAGGCAAGGGCGCTAAGCAAAGGCAGAGGGAGAAGGCTAGGAGAGAGCGTTACCAGCGCAAGCGCGACAGAGAGCACGCTAGGCTAGCGGCAGAGGCAGATAGAGAGACAAGGAGTGCCAGTGTAGGGAACGTGGGTGACAACGCCAGTGGCACGGAGCATCGGCACCAAAAGGAAAGTTACCGCCATGCGACCGCATCAACAACAGCAGCGGCATACAAGGACTATTTACGCCATGGGAGGCGGGATGTCTCGGAAGAGCGGCCGGAGCGGGGCCACCTTGGAGCAGAACACGAAAGGCGGGCACTAGAGGCTCCGCAAACAAGTACGCGGCAGCAGTCGCCCAGCTGGGGCAGAAGCCCAGGAGGAAGACCGGTAAGGACCACGACCTTGGCAGAGCCGGTGGACGGTCAAGCCGGTGAGTTGGCGTGTTTAAATGCTTGGAAAAAAGTGATGGATCCCGCCGCGGGGGCGGACAAAAATGATTTGGTTGTGGTTTTAAAGTCACTGTTGAGCAAGGTTGATCAAGGTGATGTTTTTTCGGTGTCCGGCGGACCCCCAAGGGGTGTAGTACCACTTGTGGGGCAGGAGGTTGGAAGCTCAACAGTCGGTGGTGACCCTATGGAAGGGTTGCGATACGCTGACTCGttattttgtggtgttgccccgctAGGGGTCGGTTTGTCAGATGAGTTGGTTGAGAAGATTCGTAAAGGTATatatgtggatatatggtccttgctgtcGGCGGACCACGTAATTGTGGATAAAGAGCGAGTGTCGGAGCGGGGCGCGGATAGGAAGCCGAAAGTCGCTAAGACTTTTGGCAATTGGCTGCAAGCGTATATGGTACTGGCATATATTGCATGCCAGCACCAGCCCAAAAAGGGTCCTGAGCTCATGGTTTACCTTAATACGATTTATAGCGCTTATAAATTGCATGGCGGCGCCGCGTGGTGGCGATATGATGAGGACTTCCGACGACGGGTCTCGGGGATTAGTCACATCAGCTGGGCGTCAAAGGCAACCGACGTCTGGTTACAACTTATTTTAGCACAGCTCCCACAAAAACCGACATTTCAGGGGGGAGCCGtggggggcgggcaacagccccctgcggcctcCCCAAGACCGAATGGATCCTGCTGgctctacaacgagggccattgcaggttttatTCAACCTGCAAGTTCAGACATGAGTGTTCTGTCTGCGGGGGTCAACACGCGGCGGTTCGTTGCTTTAGGAAGCAGCGAGCtacagccgggggggggggcggtgccagtggagcaccaAACCCCAGTGAAAAGCCGATACCTCTTCCTGTGGCTCGACAAGTACCACAGGAGGGAGGAAGCAAAAATACTTAGAGAAGGTTTTACCGTCGGTTTCGTTATTCCGTTTACTTTTCAGCCCGCTTTCATGTCTTGTCCAAACCTAAAGTCTGCGACGGACAACATAGAGTTAGTTAaagaaaaagttcaaaaggagGTTGCAGCTAGCCGCATGGCGGGCCCGTTTGATGAACCACCGTTCGCCAATCTGCAAGTTTCCCCGTTGGGGTTAGTCCCCAAAAAGGAGGCTGGCAAGTTCCGTCTGATACATCATTTATCATttccaaaaggggagtcggtaaatgacGGTATTTCAAAGGAGCAAGCTTCGGTGGTTTACGCTTCGTTTGACCAGGCAGTGTCTCTAGTCAGAGCGGCGGGAAAACGCGCGCAATTAGCGAAGGCTGATATTGAGTCAGCTTTCCGGCTGTTGCCAATTCACCCGGAGTGCTTCCACCTTCTTGGTTGCAAGGTGGACAATCAATTCTATTATGACATGTGTTTGCCTATGGGTTGCTCCATTTCATGTTACTATTTCGAGCTTTCCAGCTCCTTTTTGGAGTGGATGGTAAAatatgagacgggcatcacatcAGTAACGCATTATCTAGACGATTTTCTGTTCATTGGAACGGAAGCATCGGGCGCGTGCGGGGTTTTGCTAAATACATTTCGGAATCTTATGCGGCAGGCGGGTGTTCCGTTGGCGGAGGACAAGACGTTGGGTCCGGTTAGTAGGCTGGTTTTCCTTGGAATCGAAATCGATACCGAGGAAATGGTCTTCAGGTTGCCAATAGATAAGATAGCCCGCCTGCGGCAGACGGTAAAAGAAATTGCAAGCGGTAAAAAGGCCACGCTGCGCCAGGTGCAGGTCCTGTCGGGTTTattgaactttgcctgcaaagtTATACCCATGGGCCGTGTTTTTGCCAGAAGGCTGTCGCTCGCGACAGTGGGAGTAAAAGAGCCTCACCACTTTATAAGGATCACACAAGGTATCAAAAGTGATTTACATGTGTGGAGAATTTTCTTGGAGACTTTCAACGGGCAAGTGGTATGCCCTAAGGAAGAGTGGGCAGGACCCGAGCTCagcttgtttgctgatgcagccgGGTCGGCCGGCTTTGGTGtgattttccggaaccactggtgcagagaacactggccagtatcctggatgAAAAGAAAGTGGAATAAGGACATAACGCTTCTGGAATTTTTCCCGCTGGTGGTAGCATTGGAGCTATGGGGCGATGAGCTCCGGGACCATAAGTTATGTTTCTGGTCCGACAATGTGTCGGTGGTTCAGATCATTAACAGACAGGcttcggcttcattgccggtgttGGCACTGCTGAGGCACACGGTTTTACGATGTCTGCAACTGAATATATACTTGCGTGCAAAGCATGTGCCGGGTTATAAGAACTTagcagctgatgcactctctcgttcgcagatggagcgtttcagggagcggcacccgctGGCGGACGCCGAGGGGGTCCGCTGCCCGATTTTCTTGTGGAGTCTGGTCGAGCGGAGCTGCTGAAGCTGGTCGAGACATCAGTAGCGGTCGGGACATGGAACAGTTATAAAGCGGTCTGGCAGACGTGGTTGAGTTTCGCCGGAGGTTGTGTGGCAGGGGGCGATAGGGCCCGCTCGGCAACTTTGGacatgcttgtttttttgcgtaaaAAAAGGGTCTTCGGCTGATGCGGTTAAAAAACATCTGGCGGGAGTTGCGTTTTTATTAAAATTACACGGGTTAGTCGATGTCACAAAACAGTTCGTTTTCCGGCAGATCGTGCGGGGCTGGAGGAAGGACAAAGTTCGGACGGACACGCGTCGTCCCATAACGTATTTTGTGTTGTGTAAGTTGTTAGAGGCCTTGGAAGTTTCCTGCAAAAATGGGTCGGAAGTATTGTTGTTTAGGGCGGCGTTTTCAATTGCGTTTTTCGCCGCGTTGAGGATTGGTGAGCTGGTTCCTGCAAGTAAGTGTAAGGCGGGCGGGCTACAATGGAACGATGTTATTATAGTCGATACGTCGTTGCGCGTCAGGATCAGGAAGTCCAAGACCGATGTGTACGGCAGAGGTGAGTGGGTGACTATCAGTCGTCTCGGATCGCGATGGTGCCCAGTTGACACGGTTGTACAATACATGGACGACAGGACATCGGGAGAGCAATTTTTCGTACATTCGTCGGGCCTCCCTCTCACGCGTTTCCAATTTTCGGCAGTTTTGCGTTCGGCTTTAAAAGTAGCGGGGTTCAACTCAGCGGAGTTTGGAACGCATTCTTTTAGAATTGGCGCGGCCACATCGGCAGATGCGGGTGGTATGAATGAGGACGGTTTAATGAAACTAGGCAGATGGAAGTCGCAGGCATATAAATCTTATGTCAGACCGGATTTGGCGGTGGGCGACTTTAGCAAAAACGGCGGCATTGTAGAGGAGTTTTTGTGTTAGGTGGAGTTAAATAGCCTTGGTTcctgtattttcttttctttgttttcttttgttctcAACAACAGAGAAATGGAAGGCGTGCATTGTTGGACATTCTTACGTCTATTGGGCCCAGAGGAGGGCAGCAGTGCGGCCATTGGGATCGGACCTCGGCTTACCCGGAACAcccgtaacctggcacggagtccgggggctaagATGGCCCGACATGCTAAAACTAATAACGGACATAAGCAGGTCCAACCCTCGGAGAGTGATTTTGGTAATTCACGCTGGAGGAAACGACCTTGGTAAAATGAAGACAAGGGACCTTTTGGCTATCATGAAGCAGGACATTTTACGGTTTCGCTCATGTTTTCAAGAAGTGATAATCGTCTGGTCCGATATAGTCGCACGAAGGTATTGGAGAGGTGCAAGAAACGTGGAAGCGATAGAGAAAGTGCGAAAATtagtgaacatgaaaatgtcGCAGTTCGTGCAGTCCATTGGAGGGGTGGCGGTTCGCCACTGGGAGCTGGAAGGTAAAGAGAGGGGGTCATTGAGGGAGGACGGGGTCCACCTCAATGATCTGGGACTTGACACATTTTTATCTGGCTTGCAGGATGGTGTAGAGGCAGCTCTAGCCAGGGTAGGTGGggtgggacggaatgagccgcagtaatacggcacatcccgtgtggcccggaattgTCCATGCTGGTTAGGGATGATTGAGGAGGGCTTGCAAGCCAGAGGATcgtgggcttacgaacgtcctctgggaCGGTTTATGGACTGAAAAAGTTAAACTGCATACAGCATGGATAGGTTTCGTGAAAGTTCAGGATTAACGTTACTAACAGGTTATTTAataaggctgtggcctaccccacatttgttCAGCAAGAAGTAGTCGGAGTATGTTATTTACTAGGTAAGTGAGCTGTTAAGAATTAAGTTATTGTCCCTAGtcccgctcccccgcgccggcacccgaaccttcagtctcgagcgggggagatactcgctaaaggcaatgctcgctcgagcaattgcctttagccagTATACactctcatctctactaatgatctGTAGCACTGAGGGTGCGAGGTTCCCTTCACCCAGAGGTTTAGCTTAGATACACAATATCAATACACCTCTCAGCCATCTTccacaatagtgacaccccacagcggccccctgtagtaatagtgacaccccacagcggcctgctgtagtaatagtgacaccccacagcggcccccctctagtaatagtgacaccccacagcggcccctgatgtcattgaatggctgtgattggttaacccagcgccggcttctaattggctgacgCCAGCGCTAGCTAGCCAGTCAGAGCATtaactttgctggaggcagggaattcaagcccctcttccagaaagaaatgctctgtcggcacggAGGACGTCGTGGCAGCCTAGAGGAGCGACGGGACCCGCAAGTTGCTACGGCACTTTATTACAAAAAGTGGGAGTAACTTGTTGAAAGAGTGCGTGTCGGCCGGGCCCAACTAATTTAAGTAAATTTACTGCAGAAACTGGCGCAAAGTGTACCAGAAATCTACGCCAGATGCCTCTGCCTCGTCATATATTAGGAGCAGCTTCTTCCAACTGGGATTATATTAAAGCCTACATACTTCCACCAGTCTGAATGACCCCCTCCCCCTATATATGTAGGTTGTGTTTAATGGGAGGCGCCCGTGTCGGCACTAGTCATCTCTGCTGAGGTGTCTCTTATTCAGACTGCTGGCAGTTCAACAGGAGAGAAGACAAGTATGTTATGTCAGCGAGTCCCGCAAGCTTTAGGCCCTtctacacgcaacgattgtcatTCAATATATTGTTTAAATGAGCAAAAATAGTAATCATTTAATGTAAACAGCGCCAACGGTTAAATGACGAACATTAATTCATTTCCTGCAAGCTtacaaatcattgttggctcattcactactCTGTGGGTTTAAACAGcggtcgttcagtcgttctcagttaCTGGGACCAAGACCTGAACCATGCGGTTGAATCCATAAAACTACTTATCTGAGTGGCGGGGCGCCCGGACATTGTTGGATCATTTGCTCGGTTCAACGATAACCGCTCCCTTAATTTCAGCACCATTACTATAGCTTCATTGTAGCGGTTTGCGCCGTCGGTGCATCTtgtccccatcagcccctctctgtACATAGAGTTGTGTGGGAGAGCACGCCCTTCAGAGGGGGGCACCGCTGGATCCAGGGAGAGGgtgagggtattagtgtatcttgatgccacccgCTATTCCTGGTGGTGCCAAGATTGCCAggaggttgacgccccctgtacctgattggctagaGATGCTTTTGGCTGGCAGGTCCTGCTAGCTCAGTTAAGaaggaagataaaaaaaaagccGCCTGCGCTGCAGCCAGGACCCTCCCGGAGCAAGTCACTTACCCGGCGGTGGGCAGATGGCCAAAACCCCCATGACTGAAGAAAAGCTGGGCCCCATTGGCAAAGTTAGCCACCGGCGTGACGGAGATCACTGCCGCTGGCCGCGAGGGAGGCTCTGGAGAAAATGCAGAGGTGAGCGGCCGCCCTGACACACCTGTAACACGGCCGGCAGAACTGAGATCACTGCTGGCGGCCGCGAGGGAGGCACATCAGAAAAGTTAGAGATCAGCAGCTGGCATCACAGAGCTGTAACATGGCCTGCTGGAACGCAGCTGACGCCGGCCGCAAAGAAGGCGACGGTCAAAGCGGAGAGTTGAGCCGCTGGGCGCATAGCCCGCACGGGACAAATGCCGGCCAGGACGAAGAAAAGAGACTGCAGTGCCTGCATAGAttgtcccagcgctgcagcctgagCCTCAGGGTTAATATACTAACAGGAAGAAGTGGAAACGCTGGAAGCGGAATGTGACGgatcaggccggcttcacactggcgagaaaatgaCGCAGTTTTCTCGTGATGCAGAAGTGAGTAAAAACGCacgattatgaagccaatgatttcatTCTTATTTGCGATGTTGTCACTCCTGCGATGCGgcgtgaaaaaaaacattgcagcatttcctttctttttgcgatatcacctattgtattcaatgggagaagatcgcgatcgcCTGCCGCGACTGACCGCCTGGCCGGGAGAATCCTTCAGCCCCACAGCGATGCGAAGCCGTTTCCACGTGAAAACatctcgcatccaggggtttccacatggactgcgagggcgatatcaggccatgaatcacaCCTTACATCGCCCTCGCCGGCGTGAAGCAGCCCTCAGGTTCAGTCCTGGcctcaaatctgaccaagcacaacatctgcatagagtttgtaggTTCTCCCTGTGGTTTGTGGATTTCCTCCCTCCGGATACTCCGGTTTCCTCCCACATTTCAAAAATATAAAATAGGtgaatatatattgtgagacgccATGGGGGCGCCTATATCTGTATTCCACAACACCTCTACtcgattcacagtgattggttgttggggttgaatcgagcagaagtgttgtggaatataaatatatatcatggggacaggccacaccccttttacgCAAAGCCACGCTCTGTATCCCATAATGCCTTTCAGTGACCGCCTCACAGCAATGGCTGAACTTCATTGgcaatataatatattataatatggaggtattgcagtgtattaaaaCATGTAAAAGTGGtgaaattcaagtcccctagtggaacAAAAGTAAGGAAAAACAACAAATAGTCAAAAATAAAGTCAGAACCCAACCTTTTCCCCTTTTAGTATATACAAAAAACACAAACCAGCACAAATTTGGGATCGCTGCATTTATAATGATTTATGTAAAAAAGTTATGTGTTATTTAACCCACAAGGGGCAAGTTGTGCgataaaaaaccccaaaaaactgtgaaaataacTAATTTTGCTAACCTCGCTCTACAAAAAACAGAAGAGAAGACAATGAAAAAGTCGTACGGAACAACAAATGGTACCACGAGCAAGTACAACTCTCACAGCGCCGCTAATGaaaactgttaggcctcatgcccacggccgcggtggaatatcgcagcggagtccgccacagcgcccccctaaaCCCTCATACTCACCTGCGGGATCTGCTGTGCTGTTCCCGCCCCcgagccggcgcgcatgcgcagtacagcacctGACTCGTCCAGCGGGGACGCATTTTCACGCAAtatttctgctgtgctacagtggaagtatagcgtgacggttGGCTTCCAGTTACTACAATAGAAGCCGGTCGCACGTATTCCCACGGCAATTagcacatgctgcggtttgtttcacGCTACGGAATGCAGCAGCCTGGACatttgagctattaggttgagtAGAGCCTAATAGCTCCGAGGTAACGCTGCGGAAAGCGTGGCAGAAagccgtccgtgggcattaaccCTTAGGGGTCCCTGAATGTGGTGACAGaaaagaagtacagtaaaaaagtGTGAAATCTAAACGTGCGATGCAGATGGGAATGGGCCCCAATACTGGCGTGTACGAAGCGTGTAGTCACACAAACATCACACGCTACGTGTTACAGGTAATGTACATGCTACACAGGGTCTGCATTACACATAGATATACAATCattacacactaatatatatatatatatatatatatgagacgaaagccctcacaaactgactgactgactcaccactaattctctcacttcccgatgtcgtagaaacatgaaatttggaacgggcattgattatgtcataaataggaaaatctaataggtcccaacttgattattcaattctatgcgcaaaaaaattagcgtccaaattttctgtacgtaatctaattctctcacttcctgatgtcattttatatacagtaaacatcgcatggttacctccccgtggtgtttcctgggtaacgcaaggaaccatgcaaaatggtgaacatatgtttttaccggtatctctaaagtaaccacgacttcataagattttccgtgtgaagaccagataaacaccagtaccaaattaactcgggtgaagccgggtatatcagctagcatatatatatataactcgggtgaagccgggtatatcagctagtatgtgtgtatatatacatatatatatatataactcgggtgaagccgggtatatcagctaatatatatataaaaactcaggtgaagccgggtatatcagccagtatatatataaaaactcaggtgaagccgggtatatcagccagtatatatatatataactcgggtgaagccaggtatatcagctagtatatatatataactcgggcgaagccgggtatatcagctagtatatatatatatatatataactcgggtgaagccgggtatatcagctagtatatatatataactcgggcgaagccgggtatatcagctagtatatatatatatatatatatatatatatatatatatatatatatatatatatatatatatatatatatatatatatatatatatatatatatatatatatatatatataaataaaactcaggtgaagccgggtatatcacctaatatatataaaaactcgggtgaagccgggtatatcagctagtatatatatatataactcgggtgaagccgggtatatcagctagtatatatatatatatataactcgggtgaagccgggtatatcagctagtatatatatataactcgggcgaagccgggtatatcagctagtatatatatatatatatatatatatatatatatatatatatatatatatatatatatatatatatatatatatatatatatatatatatatatatatatatatatatatatatatatatatatatatatatatatatatatatatatatatatataaataaaactcaggtgaagccgggtatatcacctaatatatataaaaactcgggtgaagccgggtatatcagctagtatatatatatata
This genomic window from Eleutherodactylus coqui strain aEleCoq1 chromosome 12, aEleCoq1.hap1, whole genome shotgun sequence contains:
- the LOC136587018 gene encoding octapeptide-repeat protein T2-like — protein: MGLGTGRVRVKCSERSRGWGEELRQEKQREGERKKKKTRRRETRGEERSLEQKRRTKAGKGAIESGKKNKSSRSDSSTASPSGVQKSRLKREAPRKMEDLQRQIRQAIQLDGAEWLQDFIVGCRSESESGRPAEEPTRKTGAAEEAAQEGDAG